The following proteins come from a genomic window of Clupea harengus chromosome 22, Ch_v2.0.2, whole genome shotgun sequence:
- the LOC116218356 gene encoding hatching enzyme 1.2-like gives MDLRASISLLVLLLGLSKALPDGDENEILFEEPDSVDITTQILATNNASSEFLMEGDLVVPRTRNALACWNNQCLWRKSSNGKVEVPYTVNSQFSSSDKRKIQNAMTTFNSRTCVQFVARSTQSDYISIENRDGCFSSLGRTGGKQVVSLQKRGCVYHGIIQHELNHALGFYHEQTRSDRDQYVKINWNYINPRMVYNFQKQRTNNLNTPYDYSSVMHYGRTAFTVQNGRETITPIPNGNVQIGQRQGMSTTDILRINKLYGCCEYDLLYDMVKHHITLRLLK, from the exons ATGGACCTCAGagcctccatctcccttcttGTGCTGCTGCTTGGCCTGTCCAAGGCTCTGCCT GACGGTGATGAAAATGAGATTTTATTTGAGGAGCCTGACAGTGTGGACATAACTACACAGATTCTGGCAACCAATAATG CTTCCAGTGAGTTTCTAATGGAAGGAGATCTTGTTGTGCCAAGAACCAGGAATGCTCTGGCCTGCTGGAACAACCAATGCTTATGGAGGAAGTCTTCTAATGGGAAAGTTGAGGTCCCCTACACAGTCAACTCTCAGTTTT CATCCTCTGATAAGAGGAAAATTCAAAATGCCATGACAACCTTCAACAGTCGAACCTGTGTTCAGTTTGTAGCTCGCTCGACTCAGAGTGACTACATCAGCATTGAGAACAGAGATGG GTGCTTCTCCAGCCTTGGGAGGACAGGAGGTAAACAGGTGGTCTCCCTCCAAAAGAGAGGTTGTGTTTACCACGGCATCATCCAGCATGAACTCAACCATGCTCTGGGCTTCTACCATGAGCAAACCAGGAGTGACAGAGACCAGTATGTGAAAATCAACTGGAATTACATCAACCCAC GAATGGTTTACAACTTCCAGAAACAACGCACCAACAACCTGAACACTCCATATGACTACTCTTCTGTGATGCATTATGGGAG AACTGCTTTCACAGTCCAGAATGGAAGGGAGACAATCACTCCAATTCCAAACGGAAATGTGCAAattggacagagacagggaatgTCTACCACTGACATCCTGAGGATCAACAAACTCTATGGATGCTGTGAGTATGACCTCCTGTATGATATGGTGAAACATCATATAACTTTGAGATTGCTGAAATGA
- the LOC105911044 gene encoding hatching enzyme 1.2-like, whose product MDLRASISLLVLLLGLSKALPVMEDSDENEIFLEESDSVDLTTQILSTNNASSELLVEGDLVVPRTRNAMACWNNQCLWKKSSNGKVEVPYTVNSQFSSSDKSKIQNAMATFNRKTCVQFVARSTQRDYISIENRDGCFSSLGRTGGKQVVSLQKRGCVYHGIIQHELNHALGFYHEQTRSDRDQYVKINWNYINSRMTYNFKKQRTNNLNTPYDYSSVMHYGRTAFTVQNGKETITPIPNPNVRIGQRQGMSTTDILRVNKLYGC is encoded by the exons ATGGACCTCAGagcctccatctcccttcttGTGCTGCTGCTTGGCCTGTCCAAGGCTCTGCCTGTCATG GAGGACAGTGATGAAAATGAAATTTTTCTAGAGGAGTCTGACAGTGTGGACTTAACTACACAGATTCTGTCAACCAATAATG CCTCCAGTGAGCTTCTAGTGGAAGGAGATCTTGTTGTGCCAAGAACCAGGAATGCTATGGCTTGCTGGAACAACCAATGCTTATGGAAGAAGTCTTCTAATGGAAAAGTTGAGGTCCCCTACACAGTCAACTCTCAGTTTT CATCCTCTGATAAGAGTAAAATTCaaaatgccatggcaaccttcAACAGAAAAACCTGTGTTCAGTTTGTTGCTCGCTCAACTCAGAGGGACTACATCAGCATTGAGAACAGAGATGG GTGCTTCTCCAGCCTTGGGAGGACAGGAGGCAAACAGGTGGTCTCCCTCCAAAAGAGAGGTTGTGTTTACCACGGCATCATCCAGCATGAACTCAACCATGCTCTGGGCTTCTACCATGAGCAAACCAGGAGTGACAGAGACCAGTATGTGAAAATCAACTGGAATTACATCAACTCAC GAATGACTTACAACTTCAAGAAACAACGCACCAACAACCTGAACACTCCATATGACTACTCTTCTGTGATGCATTATGGGAG AACTGCTTTCACAGTCCAGAATGGAAAGGAGACAATCACTCCAATTCCAAACCCAAATGTGCGAattggacagagacagggaatgTCCACCACTGACATCCTGAGGGTCAACAAACTCTATGGATGCT aa